Within the Azospirillum brasilense genome, the region TCCCTGAGCCCGATCCCCTTTTTCGGCCGAGCCGGAGGACTCACATCATGCGTTTGCTGTTCGGAATCGTCGCGGTCTTCCTGAGCGTGCTCGGCGGCTTCGCCGCCATGGGCGGGCGGATGGGCGTGCTGTGGCAGCCTGTGGAGATCGTCATCATCGTCGGCGCCGGCATCGGCGGCTACGTCATCGCCAACTCGATGGCGGTGCTGCGCGCCACCGTGCGCACCATCGGGGCGGTGGCCCGCGGTCGGCACACCAGCAAGGACGAGTATCTGGACCTGATCTCGCTGCTCTACGCTCTGCTGCGGCAGGCGAAGTCCAAGGGCGTGTCGAACATCGAGAGCGACATCGACAAGCCGGACGACAGCCCGATCTTCGCCCAGTATCCCTCGGTCTTCCGCCAGCCGCGCTGCGTCACCTTCCTGTGCGACTACATGCGCCTGATCGCGCTCGGCCAGGACAACCCGCACGACCTGGAAGCCCTGATGAACGAGGAGATCGAGACCATCGGACGCGAGTTGAACCAGGTGCCGAAGGCGTTGCAGAATCTGGCCGACGCGCTGCCGGCGCTGGGCATCGTCGCCGCCGTGCTGGGCGTCATCAACGCCATGAGCGCGATCAGCGAGCCGCCGGAGGTGCTGGGCCACATGATCGGCGGGGCGCTGACCGGTACCTTCCTGGGCGTGCTGCTGTCATACGGGCTGGTCGGCCCGATCGCCGCCGCCGCCCGCCATCGCCGCGAGTCGGAGCTGACGCTGTTCATCTGCGTGCGCGCGGGGCTCGGCGCCTATCTGCGCGGCAGCCCCCCGCAGGTCTGCGCGGAGTTCGCCCGCAAGGTGCTGTTCGCCGACACGCAGCCGAGTCTCGCCGAGGTCGAGGTCGCCACCACGCTCTCCTCGCAGGCGAAGGCCCGCGAGGCGAGCCAGCCCGCCTGAGGCCCCGCCATGCCCCGCAAGCGCATCGAGCCGACGATCATCATCAAGCGCCGCTACGGCGAGGAGGAGGAGGAGCACAACAGCGCCTGGAAGCTGGCCTACGCCGACTTCGTGACGGCGATGATGACCTTCTTCCTGATCATGTGGCTGATGAACATCACCACGGTGGAGCAGCGCAAGGGCATCGCCGACTATTTCAACCCGGTGGCGCTGTCCCAGTCCAATTCGGGCGCCGACGGCATGCTCGCCGGGCGGGCGGTGGACAAGACGGGGGCTTTGTCCACCCCCAACGCGCCGGGGGAGCACAGCGTGCCGGTCGCCGCCCCGCCCGTCGTCGCCTCGCTGGGCGAGAGCGACCGCGAGCCCGCCGGGCGCAAGGACCCCATGCCCAACCTGCCAGGCGGCAAAAGCCAGCCGGACCGCGACGCGCGGGCGGAACTGGAGGCCCTGCTCGACCGCCAGACCGCGGCGCTGAGCGAACAGCAGGGTTTGGAGAAGGCCGAGCGCGACCTGCGCACGGCGCTGGAGACGATGCCGGAGCTGGGAGCGCTCGCCGGCAGCGTGGTCATCGAGCAGACGTCCGTCGGCCTGCGCGTGCAGCTCACCGATCAGGCGAAGGTGTCAATGTACAACGTCGGCTCCGCCCAGATGAACGAGCAAGGGCGGCGCCTGATGCGGCTGGTCGCCGGCGCCGTCGCGTCGTCGCCCAACCGCCTCAGCATCACTGGCCACACCGACGCGCTGGGCTATGCGGACGGGGCGAAGTACGGCAACTGGGAACTGTCCAGCGACCGCGCCAACGCCGCCCGCCGCGAGCTGATCGCCGCCGGCGTGCCGGCCCGGCGGATCGTCCGGGTGGAGGGCCGCGCCGACCTCGACCATCTCGACGCCGCCAACCCGCTGGCCCCGCAGAACCGGCGGATCAGCATCACCCTCCTGAAGGCCGCGGCGGGGGAATAGCTCAGGTCGGACTCGTCTTCACAACCGGCCGCGCACGGAGCAGTTGGACGGTGGTCAGAAAACCCAGGACGGCGGCGACGCTCCCCAGCAGGAAGACGCCGCCGTAGCCCACCCGGTCGGCGAGCAGCCCGGCCAGCGGTCCGGTCAGGCCGTAGGCGACGTCCTGGAACGCCGCGAAGGCGCCGAGCGCGGTGCCGCGGAGTTGCGGCTCGACCAGATGGACGACCTCCCGCCCCATGGCGGGAAAGACCAGCGAGCAGCCGAGCCCCGTCAGGAAGGCGCCAGCCAGCGCCGTGACGGGGTCGCCCGCGGTCCACAGCAGCGCCTGCCCGACCGCCTCCACCGCCAGCGACCCCATCGCCACGCGCAGCCCGCCGAAGCGGTCGGGCAGATGGCCCAGCGCGAAGCGGACGAGCACGAAGCCAAGGCCGAAGGCGGTCAGGCCGAGCCCGGCGTAGGGCCAGCCCTCGCGGACGAAGTGCAACGAGAAGAAGGCGCCGATGGCGGCGAAGCCGATGCCCTGAAGGCTGACGATGGCGCCCTGCCGCCAGATCCGCCCCAGCACGCTGCGGAAGGGCGGGCGTTCAGCGTCGGAATGGGCCGGGATCCCTTCCATGCGCCGGATCGCGAGAAGCCCGACGGCGGGCAACAGCGCGCTGACCGCCATGACGCCGGAAAAGCCGAAGCGGTCGAGCAGCGCCAGCCCCAGCGGTCCGCCCGCCGCGAAGGCGCCGTAGAGCGCCGCCCCGATCAGCGCCAGCACACGGCCCGAGCGCTGCGGTCCGACGATGCCGATCCCCCAGGCGACCACCCCGACCCCGACGAGGCTTTCGCCGACGCCGATGAGCAGGCGGCCCGCCACCAGCACGGAAAAGGCCGCCCATGGCGAGAGCGATAGAGGACCGGCGGCCATCGAGACCAGCCCGCCGGCCACATAGAAGGCCAGCCCCCGCCCGACCGCGCGCTTGGCGCCGCGTCGGTCGGAGAAGGTTCCGGCGAAGCCGCGGCTGAGGATGGTGGCGAGGAAGGCGCTTCCCACGCCCAGCCCGGCCCAGACATTGCCCATCCCGAGATCCCCGGCCACGAACAGCGGCACGACGGGAAGGGACAGGGCGACACAGAGGTAGGAGACGAACAGGACGGCGGTCAGGATGATCAGGCGGCCCTGCGCCGGATCGCGCGCCGACGCCGGCCTTATTTGGGGACCCATGGTGTGCTCCACACTGGTCCCCGCCGATGGCCGTCCGTCCGAACACGCGAACGCACTCCGATCGGCGAGGATCGTTGAGTGCGTTGGTTGACGTTGAACGCTTACGGCCAGCGTGGCTGGCGATGCGGAACAGGGTACCAAGCCCACGGAGAATTGCAACAGGCCGCGTCGGTCGGGGCTGTCGCCTTTGACGTTCCCTCTTCCCAGAGAGGAAGTCCCATTCCGATGCGGAACGTCAGGTGCCGGAATCCCGCAGATTTTCAACCTTTGTCATAAAGGCCGGCGCCGCCAATCGGCGTGCATGGTTTCGCAGGTCCACAGGCCAGAACTCCGTCAACTCTTGGAAGCGTTTCCCATCGCCGGCATAAAGTGACCGTGAGGCTTCCTCCCACCCCTGCTGATCGCCCAGCATGGACATCATGAAACGGTCCGCTGCAGCTTGGGCCTGACGCGCGCGCTCGACACCGCTTCTTTGGTTGCGGGCGGCATCGATCAACCGGCGGATCACCGCTGACGCGCCCTCCGGTTGCGCGGCGAGCCACTCCCAGTGGCGCGGGAGCAAGGTCACCTCCCGCGCGACGACCCCAAGCTTGGGCCGGCCCCGCGTCGGCACACCCATGCTCTGCCTTTGCGGCGACACGTCGTCCTTCGTGGTGCGAAGACGTTCGGCGACCTCTTCCTCACTTCCGCTCAGATCGAAGTCGATTTGGCGCCCGGTCTGGTCGTCGAAGACAAGGATGACGGCATCGTTGCCGGACGTGGCGGCCCGCTTGATGGCAAGCGCCACATCCTTCGGTGTTCCGGCAGCGAACAGCCCGTCACCGATGAAGGCGGTGCAGGACGGTCCCTCGGTCGGGGCATCGTTCACGGTGGCTCTCCGATGACATGTGTGTGGGCAAGCGTGATCAATTTATACCCGGATAAAAATCTTGAACGCAATATTACCCGGGTGTAAATGGCAAATCCAGAACGTTGAGGTTCAGACCGCGCAGCCGGAGTGAGCGGAACAATGACAACTGGTCAGGACAGAAAGGCGGCCGTGACCGCCTACAAGGAGCGGAAGGTGTCCGCCGGTGTCTACGCACTGCGGTGCGTGGCAGCCGGCAAGGTCTGGGTGGGTGCCGCCCCCGATCTGAGCACCATCCAGAACCGCTTGTGGTTTCAGCTCAAACAGAACTCCAGCCCCAGCCGTGACCTCCAGGCCATCTGGAACGAGCATGGAGCGGACAGCCTGAGTTTCGAGATCCTCGAGCGTCTGGAGGAGGAAACGCTGGTTTATGCCCAGAGAGCGGCTTTGAAGAAACGCGTTCAGCATTGGCGCGAAGCGCTGGATGCGGTGATGCTTTGACCTTGGCTTTCCCTGACCGGGTCAAGCGCCATGAGCGGCAGGTGCACCCGACAAAACGGTGATGAAGGTGCCGGGAGGTGCGGGGCCGCACCTCTCCTATCCGATCCTTATCGGATCCACGGCCTTCAGCGGGCCACGTACCAGTCCGTCCGGTGGTTGAAGGCGACGAAGGCGTTCAGCACCGCCGCCCCCAGCATCGAGGCCAGCACCGCCTTCCCATCGATCACGAAGACCGCCATGGAGAAGATCACCACGTCGAACAGGGCTTGGAGCCAGCCGGCGCGGAAGCCCGTCTTCTCCTGGATGTAGAAGGCGAGGATGCCCACCCCGCCGCCGCTGGAGCCGTGGCGGAACAGGCCGATCACCCCGATGCCGATGCAGAAGCCCGCCAGAACCGCCGCCACATAGGGGTGCAGCGCGTCGTAGCGGATCGCGTGGGGCGCCAAAGTGGTCAGCACCGAGATGCTGGTGACCGCCAGAAGCGATTTCGCGGTGAAGCGCCAGCCGATGCGCGCCAGCGCCAGCGCGTAGAAGGGCAGGTTCACCACGAAGAACACCGGGCCGAAATCCAGCCCCGTGGCATAGGCGATGACGAAGGACAGCCCCGCCGCCTGCCCGGTGATCAATCCGGCGGCATGCAATATGGAAATCCCGAACGCGGTCATGATGATGCCGAACAGCTGCCCTTGCGCATTATCAAATGCGCTGTGCGACGCCCGTTTGGTTTCATTTGTTGCAGCGGCAGTGTTGGCGGCTACGGATACTGCACTTTTCTTGAGCACGCTCGGCACCTTCCAGACTTCAATCCCTTTCGACAGTATCATCAAAGACCAGACCAAGAATAGAGCGACGTGATTTCGTTGGGACTCCCCTCAATCCGCGGGGCGTCGCCGCTTCACGTTCCCGTCGCCCCTCCCCTCGCCGTCGATTCCTCCGGATGGCGCCGGTTTTCCGCGCGGGGGCGCGGGCGGTGGGACGCGGAATTGCACGGCCTTGCGTCCATCGTTGCGCCCGCCGCGCAAGAATCGGTCGGGCCGGCGCCACACACTTTCCCCGCATCGCTCGCCAAAGCGCAACCCAAGCGCACAAAAATCACGCGGTCTACCGGTTTCTTTCGCCGGATAGACCAATCGCGCGACGATGCACCTCGCTACAGTCGCATCGTCCGCTGTTCACGCACTCCATGGTCGCATGGAGCCGCGCGAATGATCGACGCCACCAGCGGCCGCCTTTGAAACCGGCCCCACCAGTGAGGAAAGACAATGGCATTTCCGACCGCCGTGAACGACCAGATCACCGATTCCGTCACCCAGGCCAACACCAAGGTCCTGGGCGACGCTCCGGCGATCGCCATGGGCAACCTGTTCCAGGCCACGGCCCAGGCGCTGGCCAACGCGGCCCACAACGCCACCAACGCCCAGCAGCAGTCCTACGTGACCGCGCAGGCCGCCACCACCCAGGGCGTGGCCACGCTCTACTCGATCGACACCGCCTCCACCGGCGTGGCGACGAAGAGCATCCTCAGCACCGGCGTCAAGGGCCTCGGCTCGTAAGCCGGGCCCTCGCCGCCGTCGATGTTCCAAACCACCTGCGCCACCCCGCCTTCCATGACGGGCGGCGGGCGGGCGGCAGGCAACCGAAGAGGACGAACAAATGGCTTTCCCGACCGCCGTGAACGACCAGATCACCGATTCCGTCACCCAGGCCAACACCAAAGTCCTGGGCGACGCTCCGGCGATCGCCATGGGCAACCTGTTCCAGGCCACGGCCCAGGCACTGGCCAACGCGGCGCACAACGCCACCAACAACCAGCAGCAGTCCTACGTGACCATGCAGGCCGCCACGACCATGGGCGTCGCGACGCTCTACTCGATCGACACCGCCTCCACCGGCGTCGCCACCAAGTCGATCCTGGGGAGCTGATGAGCCGACCGGCCAGGACCGGGCGCCCGCGGGCATCCGGAACGGGCCATCGGCCATCCATCCCGAACCATTCGCCAAGGAATAACGTCAGATGGCTTTCCCGACGGCAGTCAACAGCCAGATCACCGATTCCGTAGCCCAGAGCAACGTCCAGGTCGTTGGCAGCTCGCCGGCGATCGCCATGGGCAACCTGTACCAGGCCACCGCCCAGGCGCTGGCCAACGCGGCCCACAACGCGACCCTGGCGCAGCAGCAGATGTACGTCACGGCGCAGGCCGCCACGACGACGGGCGTCGCGATGCTCTACTCCATCGACACCGCGACCACCGGCGCCGCCACGTCGAAGCTCCTCGGCTGACCGGACGGCGGACGCGGCACCCGCCGCCGTCCGCCGGACCGCCGCCGGCGCTTTGGCCTCAAACCAACGCAACATCCGATGTAAGGAGCAAACACGATGGCTTTCCCGACCGCCCTGAACAACCAGATCACGGACTCGGTCTCCCAGGTCAACACCAAGGTCCTGGGCGACGCCCCGGCCGTCGCGATGGGCAACCTGTTCGTCGCCACCAGCCAGGCGCTGTCGAACGCGGCCCACAACGCCACGAACAACCAGCAGCAGTCCTACGTGGTGATGCAGGCGGCCACCACGCAGGGCCTGTCGACCCTGTACTCCGTCGACACGGCCTCGACCGGCGTCGTCACCACCCAGATCCTGGGCCTCTCCTAAGGAGAGCCGGAAGGCCGCCCTCGGAGCACCGGGGGCGGCCTCCGCCGCAGGTTGAAGCGCCCGGTCGCGCATAAGCCCGTGTCCGCAGAAGCCAGTGGCAGGAGCCTGAAGGCAGGAGTGCGTGAATGCCGGATGGAGGTTCCTCCAGTCTTGCCGGATCGGTCGCGGCGAACACGGCGATACCGCTTGGCCTGACCCCATCCCTGGCGATGGACATGACCTACGTCGCCATGGCCGACAGCCTCGGCCTGGCCATGCAGAACGCCGTCGCCAACCAGCAGCGCGCCCAGGTCATCACCGAGGCCGCGCTCGCCCAGGTCCTTACGCTGATCATCACCAAGGGAACCGCAAAATCATGAGCGACGAAGGCACCGTGAACACCCAGGTGATCGACGCGACGTCGGACATCGTCACGCTTTTGACGGGACAGTCCCCCGCGCAGTCGTTCGCCATGCTCGACGCCGTGATGGTCGAGACGCTCGGCATGGCGATGCACAACGCCGTGCACCGCCAGCAGAACGCCGGCATGGTCAACTCCGCCGCGGTCACCGCCGCCTGCGCCAAGATGCTGTCCGTGCCCTTCCCAACCACGCCCCCGCCGCCGCCCTCGGGCTCGCCCACCTCCGGGGGCAACGCGTCACCCCTGCAGCCGCTGACCCCGCTGCTGACGACCTCGCTCACCACCCTGCCCTCCACGGTCGCGGGCGGCTCTGGAAACAGCACCGTCGCCGGCGGGACCGGAAACAGCACCGTCGCCGGTGGTACCGGAAACAGCACCGTCGCCGGCGGAACCGGAAACAGCACCGTCAGCGGCGGGTCGTGATTGACCCCGCGCCCATCCCCCAGCGGCCGGCCGTCCAGGCCACAACGAGCAAGGAGCCTTCATGTCGGAGCCCACGAAGGTCAATGCGCAGATCATTGACGTCATAAACCAGACGCAGACGGCGACCATGAGCCAGCAGGTCGTCACCACCAGCGGCGCGGGGAAAGCCTATCAGGCGGTCGCCCAGTCCACGGCCATGGCCGTGCAGGACGCGACGGACACGCTGCGCAACGTCTCGACCATCGCCACCACGGCGATCGGTGTCGCGATGGCGCAGCTCCTGGCGACGGG harbors:
- the motA gene encoding flagellar motor stator protein MotA — encoded protein: MRLLFGIVAVFLSVLGGFAAMGGRMGVLWQPVEIVIIVGAGIGGYVIANSMAVLRATVRTIGAVARGRHTSKDEYLDLISLLYALLRQAKSKGVSNIESDIDKPDDSPIFAQYPSVFRQPRCVTFLCDYMRLIALGQDNPHDLEALMNEEIETIGRELNQVPKALQNLADALPALGIVAAVLGVINAMSAISEPPEVLGHMIGGALTGTFLGVLLSYGLVGPIAAAARHRRESELTLFICVRAGLGAYLRGSPPQVCAEFARKVLFADTQPSLAEVEVATTLSSQAKAREASQPA
- a CDS encoding RebB family R body protein codes for the protein MAFPTALNNQITDSVSQVNTKVLGDAPAVAMGNLFVATSQALSNAAHNATNNQQQSYVVMQAATTQGLSTLYSVDTASTGVVTTQILGLS
- a CDS encoding GIY-YIG nuclease family protein, which encodes MTAYKERKVSAGVYALRCVAAGKVWVGAAPDLSTIQNRLWFQLKQNSSPSRDLQAIWNEHGADSLSFEILERLEEETLVYAQRAALKKRVQHWREALDAVML
- a CDS encoding RebB family R body protein produces the protein MSDEGTVNTQVIDATSDIVTLLTGQSPAQSFAMLDAVMVETLGMAMHNAVHRQQNAGMVNSAAVTAACAKMLSVPFPTTPPPPPSGSPTSGGNASPLQPLTPLLTTSLTTLPSTVAGGSGNSTVAGGTGNSTVAGGTGNSTVAGGTGNSTVSGGS
- a CDS encoding RebB family R body protein, whose protein sequence is MAFPTAVNSQITDSVAQSNVQVVGSSPAIAMGNLYQATAQALANAAHNATLAQQQMYVTAQAATTTGVAMLYSIDTATTGAATSKLLG
- a CDS encoding RebB family R body protein; translated protein: MPDGGSSSLAGSVAANTAIPLGLTPSLAMDMTYVAMADSLGLAMQNAVANQQRAQVITEAALAQVLTLIITKGTAKS
- a CDS encoding DUF2239 family protein codes for the protein MNDAPTEGPSCTAFIGDGLFAAGTPKDVALAIKRAATSGNDAVILVFDDQTGRQIDFDLSGSEEEVAERLRTTKDDVSPQRQSMGVPTRGRPKLGVVAREVTLLPRHWEWLAAQPEGASAVIRRLIDAARNQRSGVERARQAQAAADRFMMSMLGDQQGWEEASRSLYAGDGKRFQELTEFWPVDLRNHARRLAAPAFMTKVENLRDSGT
- a CDS encoding arabinose transporter, with protein sequence MGPQIRPASARDPAQGRLIILTAVLFVSYLCVALSLPVVPLFVAGDLGMGNVWAGLGVGSAFLATILSRGFAGTFSDRRGAKRAVGRGLAFYVAGGLVSMAAGPLSLSPWAAFSVLVAGRLLIGVGESLVGVGVVAWGIGIVGPQRSGRVLALIGAALYGAFAAGGPLGLALLDRFGFSGVMAVSALLPAVGLLAIRRMEGIPAHSDAERPPFRSVLGRIWRQGAIVSLQGIGFAAIGAFFSLHFVREGWPYAGLGLTAFGLGFVLVRFALGHLPDRFGGLRVAMGSLAVEAVGQALLWTAGDPVTALAGAFLTGLGCSLVFPAMGREVVHLVEPQLRGTALGAFAAFQDVAYGLTGPLAGLLADRVGYGGVFLLGSVAAVLGFLTTVQLLRARPVVKTSPT
- a CDS encoding flagellar motor protein MotB yields the protein MPRKRIEPTIIIKRRYGEEEEEHNSAWKLAYADFVTAMMTFFLIMWLMNITTVEQRKGIADYFNPVALSQSNSGADGMLAGRAVDKTGALSTPNAPGEHSVPVAAPPVVASLGESDREPAGRKDPMPNLPGGKSQPDRDARAELEALLDRQTAALSEQQGLEKAERDLRTALETMPELGALAGSVVIEQTSVGLRVQLTDQAKVSMYNVGSAQMNEQGRRLMRLVAGAVASSPNRLSITGHTDALGYADGAKYGNWELSSDRANAARRELIAAGVPARRIVRVEGRADLDHLDAANPLAPQNRRISITLLKAAAGE
- a CDS encoding RebB family R body protein, which translates into the protein MAFPTAVNDQITDSVTQANTKVLGDAPAIAMGNLFQATAQALANAAHNATNAQQQSYVTAQAATTQGVATLYSIDTASTGVATKSILSTGVKGLGS
- a CDS encoding YitT family protein gives rise to the protein MHAAGLITGQAAGLSFVIAYATGLDFGPVFFVVNLPFYALALARIGWRFTAKSLLAVTSISVLTTLAPHAIRYDALHPYVAAVLAGFCIGIGVIGLFRHGSSGGGVGILAFYIQEKTGFRAGWLQALFDVVIFSMAVFVIDGKAVLASMLGAAVLNAFVAFNHRTDWYVAR
- a CDS encoding RebB family R body protein, coding for MAFPTAVNDQITDSVTQANTKVLGDAPAIAMGNLFQATAQALANAAHNATNNQQQSYVTMQAATTMGVATLYSIDTASTGVATKSILGS